In Cololabis saira isolate AMF1-May2022 chromosome 4, fColSai1.1, whole genome shotgun sequence, one DNA window encodes the following:
- the mpzl3 gene encoding myelin protein zero-like protein 3 — translation MRLRVPGPAVLRAALLPWLLACVAHSPVSSITVNTPAELQASKGDAVELSCTFTSTSRPTSKMTVDWSYRPQTGGPPTSIFHFSSRVFPPSGGQFANRVLWQGSPARGDASISLINATLADNGTYTCSVRNPPDVHGSPTSHTVLTVTPKAPSIRFSDVAVLLAFVLLPSGIITLFLIGRMFCPKERRNQSKAHRSPIEVTEGEEDVIHLQAAKERRTMCCELYLTDSEDEAEHYIQKKRHPNDEEYAESQF, via the exons ATGCGTCTCCGGGTCCCGGGACCCGCCGTCCTGAGAGCCGCGCTGCTGCCGTGGCTGCTCGCCTGTGTCG CTCATTCTCCAGTCTCATCCATCACAGTGAACACTCCAGCAGAGCTGCAGGCATCTAAAGGGGATGCTGTCGAACTGTCGTGCACATTCACCTCCACAAGCAGGCCAACCAGTAAGATGACCGTTGACTGGTCTTATAGACCCCAGACTGGAGGTCCGCCAACGTCG ATATTCCACTTCTCCTCTCGGGTGTTTCCTCCATCGGGCGGTCAGTTTGCAAATCGCGTCCTGTGGCAGGGAAGCCCAGCGCGTGGCGATGCCTCCATCTCTCTGATTAACGCAACGCTGGCTGATAACGGGACCTACACGTGCTCCGTCAGGAACCCTCCCGATGTCCACGGGTCCCCcacctcacacactgtactcaccgTCACGCCAAAGG CGCCCAGCATTCGCTTCTCCGACGTTGCAGTCCTCCTCGCCTTCGTCCTCCTCCCCTCTGGCATCATCACCCTCTTCCTGATTGGAAGGATGTTCTGTCCCAAGGAACGGCGTAACCAATCAAAGGCCCACCGATCCCCCATAGAGGTCACGGAGGG GGAGGAAGACGTCATCCACTTACAGGCAGCCAAGGAGAGGAGGACCATGTGCTGTGAACTATATCTGACG GACTCGGAGGATGAGGCGGAGCACTACATCCAGAAAAAGAGGCATCCCAATGATGAAGAATATGCTGAATCTCAGTTCTAG